From Bacillus kexueae, a single genomic window includes:
- a CDS encoding SDR family NAD(P)-dependent oxidoreductase, with product MEKEVVIITGSTRGIGFAIAKMFALKGHAVIINGRKEAAVKNGVQQLLEIGGQVYGVTGDVAHEQTGERLIHAAITQFGKATVLINNAGIVRDRMSYKMEIDEWDEVMNVNLRGAFICTKPFVQHVKETGKRGTIINMISTAGLEGVVGQVNYSAAKAGLIGMTFALAKELHRFNIRVMAVAPSALTDMTRPHIERAKEKARAQGMPLDPYWQVGEPEDVAQFIYRLCERPSIEDSGQIFQVNGKVINRWSPPKKEAAPSWMEG from the coding sequence TTGGAGAAAGAAGTGGTTATCATTACAGGGTCAACGAGGGGAATTGGCTTTGCTATTGCCAAGATGTTTGCATTAAAAGGGCATGCGGTGATTATTAATGGGAGAAAAGAAGCGGCGGTTAAAAATGGGGTTCAACAGTTATTAGAAATAGGTGGTCAAGTATATGGGGTAACAGGCGATGTTGCACATGAACAAACAGGTGAACGATTAATCCATGCAGCGATTACGCAATTTGGGAAAGCTACGGTGTTAATTAACAATGCAGGCATTGTCCGAGATCGTATGTCATATAAAATGGAAATCGATGAATGGGATGAAGTAATGAATGTTAATCTGCGTGGAGCTTTTATTTGTACAAAGCCCTTTGTTCAACATGTGAAAGAAACAGGCAAGAGAGGCACTATCATTAACATGATTTCCACGGCCGGTTTAGAAGGGGTTGTGGGACAAGTCAATTATAGTGCTGCTAAAGCTGGACTTATCGGAATGACATTCGCGCTTGCAAAAGAGCTTCATCGATTCAATATTCGAGTTATGGCTGTTGCTCCGTCTGCCCTAACAGATATGACGAGGCCTCATATTGAACGAGCGAAAGAAAAAGCAAGAGCACAAGGAATGCCGTTAGATCCTTACTGGCAAGTAGGAGAACCAGAAGACGTAGCACAATTCATCTATCGTCTTTGTGAACGACCATCCATTGAGGATTCGGGGCAAATTTTTCAAGTGAACGGAAAGGTTATAAACCGTTGGTCCCCACCTAAAAAGGAGGCAGCACCATCATGGATGGAAGGGTAG
- a CDS encoding biotin transporter BioY, whose translation MDLRNMMYVSLMAAIVASLGLLPPITLPFTPVPITAQTFGVMLAGAVLGAKRGGLSVLIFVLLVAVGAPVLSGGRGGLGIILGPSGGYILSWPIAAFIIGYLVEKSIHHLSLFKMVIYNVIGGIIVVYACGITFLSFVTELTWMQAATSALAYIPGDIVKAVLSGTIALQIQKVYPLIQKKGMSNEKVA comes from the coding sequence ATGGACTTACGTAATATGATGTATGTTTCATTAATGGCGGCTATTGTCGCTTCTTTAGGGCTTTTACCACCAATCACACTTCCGTTTACACCGGTACCGATTACAGCGCAAACATTTGGTGTTATGTTAGCGGGTGCTGTACTAGGAGCAAAGCGCGGGGGGTTAAGTGTATTAATCTTTGTATTACTTGTCGCAGTCGGTGCACCTGTATTATCTGGGGGACGCGGTGGACTTGGCATCATTTTAGGCCCTAGCGGTGGCTACATATTAAGCTGGCCAATTGCTGCGTTTATCATTGGGTATCTCGTTGAAAAGAGCATTCATCATTTATCATTATTCAAAATGGTAATCTATAATGTAATCGGCGGTATTATCGTTGTTTATGCATGTGGAATTACATTTTTATCGTTCGTAACGGAATTAACATGGATGCAAGCAGCAACATCTGCTCTAGCATACATTCCGGGAGATATAGTAAAAGCTGTTTTATCCGGTACGATTGCACTTCAAATCCAGAAGGTGTATCCACTTATTCAGAAAAAAGGAATGTCTAACGAAAAGGTGGCTTAA
- a CDS encoding TetR/AcrR family transcriptional regulator, which translates to MSGELIKEKAYDLFAEKGYEGTSMSLIAEHVGIKKASIYSHFKGKKELYLQLYHEALEKELAFIQSFFSTEDVIEKQLYDFLLSSIERFETDRELHFLLRQGFFPPAGLKDEMIKIFNQYVVMMEGRLESMLQEVVNEGKIDTDPKMASVAYVALLDSVYVELMYGEKKKAILRAESTWNLLWKGMSSK; encoded by the coding sequence TTGAGTGGAGAGTTAATAAAAGAAAAGGCTTATGATTTATTTGCTGAAAAGGGGTATGAGGGTACTTCGATGTCGCTCATTGCGGAACATGTTGGGATTAAAAAGGCGTCAATTTATTCACATTTCAAAGGGAAAAAAGAGTTGTATTTACAGTTATATCATGAAGCTTTGGAGAAGGAACTAGCGTTTATTCAGTCTTTTTTTTCGACAGAAGATGTGATTGAAAAACAGCTGTATGACTTTTTGCTCTCGAGCATTGAGCGTTTTGAAACTGATCGTGAACTTCATTTTCTCCTAAGGCAAGGCTTCTTTCCACCTGCCGGTTTAAAGGATGAAATGATCAAAATCTTTAATCAATACGTTGTGATGATGGAAGGAAGATTAGAGTCGATGCTACAGGAGGTAGTGAACGAAGGAAAGATTGATACAGATCCGAAAATGGCCAGTGTAGCTTACGTCGCATTACTAGACAGTGTGTATGTAGAACTCATGTATGGTGAAAAGAAGAAAGCAATTTTACGAGCGGAATCTACATGGAACTTACTTTGGAAAGGAATGAGTTCAAAATGA
- a CDS encoding FecCD family ABC transporter permease: protein MTKTKRTLPYSIKFVGGTIIFVLAFIVSMIFGAANTSINDVWAALSSSTVSDQAMMIREIRLPREIAAMLVGAALSVSGAIMQGLTRNPLADPGLLGLTAGANVTLAISIALLPFTNYFSIMIICMIGAAFGAFLVLGISSIKKGGFSPFRIVLAGAAISAFLTAIAEGIGLYFKISKEVSMWTAGGMIGTTWTQLQVISPFIIIGIIIALCLAKPLTILSLNEELAVGLGQNIRRIKTILFIVMVLLAGASVALVGNLTFVGLMIPHIVRAIVGTDYRAIIPMSTVIGAAFMLMADTLGRTINAPYETPVAAIVSLIGLPFFLLLVRKGGRNFG, encoded by the coding sequence ATGACGAAAACTAAGCGAACATTACCCTATTCAATCAAATTTGTAGGTGGGACCATTATATTCGTTTTGGCATTCATCGTATCGATGATATTCGGTGCTGCTAACACATCTATTAACGATGTGTGGGCAGCACTTTCCTCTTCCACCGTATCCGATCAAGCTATGATGATACGAGAAATTCGTCTCCCACGAGAGATTGCTGCAATGTTAGTAGGAGCAGCGCTTTCGGTTTCTGGGGCCATTATGCAAGGACTGACACGGAATCCACTGGCCGATCCTGGTTTACTAGGGTTAACAGCAGGAGCAAATGTGACTTTAGCTATTTCCATTGCGCTTCTACCGTTTACGAACTATTTTTCCATCATGATTATTTGTATGATCGGAGCAGCGTTTGGCGCATTCCTCGTTCTTGGGATTAGCTCAATCAAAAAAGGAGGGTTCTCTCCTTTCCGTATCGTTTTAGCTGGCGCTGCCATATCCGCATTTTTAACGGCTATTGCGGAAGGAATTGGACTTTATTTTAAAATCTCAAAAGAAGTTTCGATGTGGACGGCAGGTGGAATGATTGGAACGACTTGGACACAGCTACAAGTCATTTCCCCTTTTATTATCATTGGAATTATCATCGCATTATGTTTAGCAAAGCCACTAACCATTCTTAGCTTGAACGAAGAGCTAGCTGTCGGTCTCGGTCAAAATATTAGACGAATCAAAACGATATTGTTTATTGTTATGGTTTTACTTGCTGGAGCCTCTGTCGCATTGGTTGGTAACTTAACTTTTGTTGGATTGATGATTCCTCACATTGTAAGAGCAATAGTTGGAACCGACTACCGGGCAATTATCCCAATGTCCACTGTCATAGGAGCAGCCTTCATGCTAATGGCTGATACGCTTGGGAGAACGATAAATGCCCCGTATGAGACACCAGTAGCTGCAATTGTCTCTTTGATTGGACTCCCATTTTTCCTTCTATTAGTTCGTAAAGGAGGAAGAAATTTCGGATGA
- a CDS encoding ABC transporter ATP-binding protein gives MHRLYTEDLQVGYGDRLIVKDLSIQIPAKKITTIIGPNGCGKSTLLKAMSRIIPHQSGSIVLDGKNISSINTKALAQKMAILPQTPEGPQGLTVGELVSYGRYPYQRGFGRLTKKDYGVIEWAMESTGTLDFKYAPIDSLSGGQRQRVWIAMALAQETEMIFLDEPTTYLDMAHQLEVLELLANLNQKEERTIVMVLHDLNHAARFSDYIIALKDGQIVKAGTSEEVITQEVLRKVFQIDALIGRDPRTNKPMCMTYHLLKGEEQHETTIQESNDSLYALTSSHS, from the coding sequence ATGCATCGCCTTTATACTGAGGATTTACAAGTTGGTTATGGAGATCGGTTAATTGTAAAGGATTTGAGCATTCAAATTCCGGCTAAGAAAATCACGACAATCATTGGCCCTAATGGGTGCGGGAAATCAACACTACTTAAAGCTATGTCACGGATTATCCCCCACCAATCTGGTTCAATCGTTTTAGATGGGAAGAATATCTCGTCGATTAATACGAAAGCGTTAGCACAAAAAATGGCCATTCTACCACAAACACCTGAAGGTCCTCAAGGATTAACGGTTGGTGAGCTTGTTTCTTATGGACGTTATCCGTATCAACGTGGGTTCGGGCGTTTAACCAAGAAAGATTATGGAGTCATTGAGTGGGCTATGGAATCCACCGGAACACTCGATTTTAAATATGCACCGATTGATTCCCTTTCAGGAGGACAACGACAGCGGGTATGGATTGCTATGGCTCTTGCTCAAGAGACTGAGATGATTTTCCTTGATGAGCCAACTACTTATTTAGATATGGCCCACCAGCTCGAAGTGCTAGAGCTTCTAGCGAATTTAAACCAAAAAGAAGAACGAACCATTGTCATGGTGCTCCACGATTTAAACCATGCTGCTCGGTTTTCTGACTACATTATTGCCTTAAAAGATGGCCAAATCGTTAAGGCAGGGACAAGCGAAGAAGTCATTACACAAGAAGTTCTTCGCAAAGTGTTTCAAATCGACGCTTTAATCGGTCGTGATCCAAGAACCAATAAACCGATGTGTATGACTTATCATTTACTTAAAGGAGAGGAACAACATGAAACTACTATTCAAGAAAGCAATGATTCCCTTTACGCTCTTACTAGTTCTCATTCTTAG
- a CDS encoding DUF6843 domain-containing protein translates to MKKKFFNKVKSAFLTLILIGLLFLLDEDSAYFLISVFFAAIGIFLYGIPVSLFSDFITKKMDANRFIVAAIIHVSFGFLTTFIIGFFGIIAIVSSIIFFLIDEAHKISFKQHKLSKKTIFINGMSIIILFSLSFFGWKYFMHPDRQEKTHEYYLIPDGYVGKVTVVHDIPHAPPPKKVGEYNLIEINEKGYGITQLPISEGLIENKYFYIDSQGNKQEIEQSCIQSAGISSIAGEGYEYDSTYYTVSEKRCGEYGGFNYVENELTLEEILLEENLAEIVNHQIVIKPNKSF, encoded by the coding sequence TTGAAAAAAAAATTCTTCAATAAGGTGAAATCCGCCTTTTTGACGCTTATTTTAATAGGATTACTTTTTTTGTTGGATGAGGATAGTGCATACTTTTTAATATCAGTTTTTTTTGCAGCAATTGGGATTTTTCTATATGGAATTCCAGTCTCTCTCTTTTCTGATTTCATTACGAAGAAAATGGATGCAAATCGTTTCATCGTTGCTGCAATTATTCATGTATCATTTGGTTTTTTAACGACTTTTATTATAGGTTTTTTTGGAATTATCGCTATAGTAAGCTCCATTATCTTTTTTCTTATTGACGAGGCACACAAAATATCCTTCAAGCAGCATAAGTTAAGTAAAAAGACCATTTTTATTAATGGAATGTCAATCATCATTCTTTTTTCACTAAGTTTTTTTGGATGGAAGTACTTTATGCATCCTGATCGGCAAGAAAAAACACATGAATATTATTTGATTCCAGATGGATATGTAGGAAAAGTAACGGTGGTTCACGATATCCCGCATGCTCCGCCTCCAAAAAAAGTTGGTGAGTATAATTTAATAGAAATAAATGAAAAGGGGTATGGCATTACACAGTTACCCATAAGTGAAGGATTAATCGAGAATAAGTATTTTTATATTGATAGTCAAGGAAACAAACAAGAGATTGAACAAAGTTGTATCCAAAGTGCGGGGATATCTTCCATAGCAGGAGAAGGTTACGAGTATGATAGTACGTATTATACTGTTTCTGAGAAAAGGTGTGGAGAATATGGGGGATTTAATTACGTTGAAAATGAACTAACGTTAGAAGAAATCCTGTTAGAAGAAAATCTTGCGGAAATTGTCAATCACCAAATTGTTATTAAACCAAACAAATCCTTTTAA
- a CDS encoding site-2 protease family protein, with protein sequence MMDLEYTNKRINSKRGSASILAIILVFLAGKFKWIIGLLKIAKIQSLLTIFLSLWAYAVIYGWKFGVAIIYQLFIHEMGHLIAAKKKKVPTTPAFFIPFVGAVVGLKEMPKNAKDESYIAYAGPLFGLMATLPAGIIYYFTQSPFWGVVLYLGALLNLFNLIPLSPLDGGRIISALSPKIWFFGLLILLVYCFYDPSFLLIYLFMIGVFSWIQHYREGFLYDLCELKLAGYEKMKLDLQEYHERLKNYLSIQNEREKLVNQLKELKAEKERKRIPWIEDTEIKMQAMYEVQYDFALEKYRLADHYRINYLTGEPYEEANIEAAYRRIENSIDKLKEEQKRLKTYYKTDAKTKWLTLFAYLLIVAVFALLAYGGIMIMEKHPPGSL encoded by the coding sequence ATGATGGATTTGGAATATACGAATAAAAGAATAAATTCTAAACGCGGTAGCGCATCTATTCTTGCCATCATTTTAGTGTTTTTAGCTGGGAAATTTAAATGGATTATCGGGTTGTTGAAGATTGCTAAAATTCAATCGCTCTTAACCATTTTTTTATCTTTATGGGCTTACGCTGTTATTTATGGATGGAAGTTTGGGGTAGCGATTATCTATCAATTGTTTATACATGAAATGGGGCATTTAATTGCAGCCAAAAAGAAAAAAGTTCCAACAACACCGGCGTTTTTTATTCCGTTTGTAGGAGCGGTTGTTGGACTGAAGGAAATGCCGAAAAATGCAAAGGATGAATCATACATTGCTTACGCAGGTCCTTTATTCGGTTTAATGGCGACATTACCAGCAGGAATCATCTATTACTTTACACAATCACCATTCTGGGGCGTTGTATTGTATCTTGGAGCTTTGCTTAACTTATTCAATCTCATTCCGTTATCCCCCTTGGATGGAGGGCGAATTATTTCTGCTCTTTCACCAAAAATTTGGTTTTTTGGACTTTTGATTTTACTTGTTTATTGCTTTTACGATCCTTCTTTCTTATTGATTTATCTATTTATGATTGGGGTTTTTTCTTGGATTCAGCACTATCGGGAAGGATTTTTATATGATCTTTGTGAATTGAAGCTTGCCGGCTATGAAAAAATGAAACTTGATTTACAAGAATATCATGAGCGCTTAAAAAACTATTTATCTATACAAAATGAAAGAGAAAAACTTGTCAACCAATTGAAGGAATTGAAAGCAGAAAAGGAACGAAAACGAATACCTTGGATTGAAGACACGGAGATCAAAATGCAAGCGATGTATGAAGTGCAGTACGACTTTGCTCTTGAGAAATATCGTCTCGCTGACCATTATCGAATCAATTATTTAACAGGCGAACCTTATGAGGAAGCGAATATCGAGGCAGCATATCGTCGCATTGAAAATAGCATTGATAAACTCAAAGAAGAACAAAAAAGGTTAAAAACCTACTATAAAACTGATGCCAAAACAAAATGGCTAACTTTGTTTGCCTATTTGCTCATCGTTGCTGTATTCGCTTTGCTAGCTTATGGGGGGATAATGATTATGGAAAAACATCCACCTGGAAGTTTATAA
- a CDS encoding thiolase family protein: MNKAVIVAAKRTPIGKIGGMLREVPLERLAATVLKAIVEETNIPVNEIDEVILGNCVGPGGNIARLSALEAGFPIEVPGVTVDRQCGSGLEAIQIACRLIQAGAGDMYIAGGVESTSLQPWKIEKPPHLYTSLPPTIFTRARFSPEEIGDPEMGIAAENVAEAYDISRNEQDVYALKSHQKAIQSIDEGRFNEEIVEVNGHKVDECPRRNTSFEKLSKLRPVFKENGTVTAGNACPINDGAAAVLIMSEKKCFELGLTPIMTFVDAVSKGVNPNLLGVGPIPAVRHLLKRQNLSVDSIDLVEFNEAFASQVLASLKTLKIPVEKVNKGGGALALGHPYGASGAILVTRLLTEIKRSDAKRAIATLGIGGGLGLAVLFERYQKGEI, encoded by the coding sequence GTGAATAAAGCGGTTATCGTTGCGGCAAAAAGAACGCCGATTGGAAAGATTGGAGGAATGTTGAGGGAGGTACCCCTTGAACGATTAGCAGCCACTGTCTTAAAGGCAATTGTCGAAGAAACGAATATACCGGTTAATGAAATCGATGAGGTGATTTTAGGAAATTGTGTTGGCCCTGGTGGAAATATCGCACGCCTTTCAGCCCTTGAAGCTGGTTTCCCTATAGAAGTTCCTGGGGTAACTGTCGATAGACAATGTGGGTCCGGACTTGAGGCAATTCAAATCGCTTGTCGTCTCATTCAAGCGGGGGCTGGTGATATGTACATTGCAGGAGGCGTAGAAAGTACAAGCCTACAGCCGTGGAAGATTGAAAAACCACCCCATCTATACACGTCCTTGCCCCCGACTATCTTCACTCGAGCGCGATTTTCACCTGAAGAAATTGGAGATCCAGAAATGGGCATTGCCGCTGAAAATGTGGCGGAAGCATATGACATTTCACGAAATGAACAAGATGTTTACGCTTTAAAAAGTCATCAAAAAGCTATTCAATCGATTGATGAGGGCCGTTTTAATGAAGAGATTGTTGAAGTAAATGGACACAAGGTGGACGAATGTCCAAGGCGGAATACGAGTTTTGAAAAACTTTCCAAACTTCGTCCGGTCTTTAAAGAAAATGGTACGGTTACAGCGGGAAATGCTTGTCCAATAAATGATGGTGCTGCAGCAGTATTAATCATGTCGGAGAAAAAATGTTTTGAGCTTGGACTTACTCCAATTATGACCTTTGTCGATGCAGTGAGCAAAGGGGTTAATCCGAATCTACTTGGTGTCGGGCCGATTCCAGCAGTAAGGCATTTGCTGAAGCGACAAAATTTATCAGTTGATTCCATCGATTTAGTAGAATTTAATGAAGCGTTCGCTTCTCAAGTCCTCGCTTCTTTGAAAACATTAAAGATTCCTGTTGAAAAGGTGAATAAAGGTGGCGGAGCATTGGCTCTTGGTCATCCCTATGGCGCATCTGGTGCCATTTTAGTAACAAGGCTTTTAACCGAAATCAAACGATCGGATGCAAAAAGAGCGATTGCTACGTTAGGTATTGGAGGAGGACTCGGTCTTGCTGTGTTATTTGAACGGTATCAAAAGGGGGAGATTTGA
- a CDS encoding AMP-binding protein, whose protein sequence is MGICRTLEQFQKTQPNKVAIQTKERSITYEEFYHEVVTMQQHLLTLVGTGKQKKIGIMIGNEPEFLSLFIAVTTLGWIAIPFDSKWTESECQHVFQLTKPDVIIAGNSFNRSETISVQTLLQPTRRAETIDWNEHDKELFYMGFTSGSTGVPKGFMRNHRSWLRSFDEAEKIFQYGRNDQVVAPGPLCHSLSLFAAIHSLHIGATLFLMPKFKSSGVLTFMKENKANVFYVVPTMLQAIVNEMNEIIEHRLLILTSGAKLSERQEKKVEAFFPNSRLVEYYGASELSFVSYSTKEIRENNRKTVGQPFPSVTVKIRNEHGDLLPNGEIGEITIQSDLLFSGYVKNESETKKVLTKHGANIGDLGYMDENGMLTIIGRKKNMIITGGLNVYPEEIEEVIKEVGEVEETVVVGIDDEYWGQKVVAYIKWKKSANKQTLLKVKEHCKCRLSSFKCPKEYVEVEYFPHTSSGKIARKALRIHELGGRTGE, encoded by the coding sequence GTGGGCATCTGTAGAACGCTTGAACAATTCCAAAAGACACAACCAAACAAGGTCGCGATACAAACGAAAGAGCGATCGATTACGTATGAAGAATTTTATCACGAGGTCGTAACGATGCAGCAGCATCTTTTGACTCTTGTAGGAACTGGAAAACAAAAGAAGATTGGCATAATGATTGGGAATGAACCTGAATTTTTGTCGTTATTTATTGCAGTGACCACGTTAGGGTGGATAGCCATCCCCTTTGACTCAAAGTGGACGGAAAGTGAATGCCAGCATGTCTTTCAATTAACGAAACCGGATGTAATAATTGCGGGTAATTCATTTAACCGTTCGGAAACCATTTCCGTGCAAACATTACTCCAACCTACTAGACGAGCTGAGACGATTGATTGGAATGAACATGACAAAGAGTTATTTTATATGGGGTTCACATCTGGTTCTACAGGTGTGCCAAAAGGCTTTATGCGAAATCATCGCTCATGGCTTAGAAGCTTTGACGAAGCGGAAAAAATCTTTCAATATGGGCGAAATGATCAAGTGGTGGCACCTGGTCCGCTCTGTCACTCCTTATCTCTTTTTGCCGCCATTCACTCTCTTCATATAGGAGCGACCTTATTTCTGATGCCGAAATTTAAGTCGTCTGGAGTTCTTACATTCATGAAAGAGAACAAAGCGAATGTGTTTTACGTAGTTCCGACCATGCTACAGGCAATTGTAAATGAAATGAACGAAATTATTGAACATCGGTTGCTGATTCTTACGTCAGGTGCCAAACTTTCAGAGCGTCAAGAGAAAAAAGTAGAAGCGTTCTTTCCGAACAGTCGATTAGTTGAGTATTACGGAGCATCTGAACTAAGCTTTGTATCGTATTCAACAAAGGAGATTAGAGAGAACAACCGTAAGACGGTTGGACAACCTTTCCCATCTGTTACCGTGAAAATTCGAAATGAACACGGTGATTTATTACCAAATGGAGAAATTGGTGAGATTACAATCCAAAGTGACTTACTATTCTCTGGTTACGTAAAGAACGAGTCCGAAACGAAAAAAGTTTTAACGAAACATGGGGCTAATATTGGAGATCTCGGTTACATGGATGAAAATGGCATGTTAACGATCATCGGACGAAAGAAAAATATGATTATTACCGGTGGTCTGAACGTGTATCCTGAAGAGATAGAAGAAGTCATAAAGGAAGTTGGAGAAGTTGAAGAAACCGTTGTCGTAGGCATAGACGATGAATATTGGGGACAAAAAGTGGTCGCTTATATTAAATGGAAAAAAAGTGCGAACAAACAAACTCTATTAAAAGTGAAAGAGCATTGTAAATGTAGACTCTCTTCATTTAAATGTCCGAAAGAGTACGTTGAGGTCGAATATTTTCCGCACACATCTTCCGGAAAAATTGCTCGGAAAGCTTTACGAATTCATGAGTTGGGAGGAAGGACAGGTGAATAA
- a CDS encoding HD domain-containing protein encodes MNEKQIIEKTVDYVRKELEGEGSGHDWWHIYRVWKNALHISAHENVDQFVVEMASLLHDIGDWKFHYGDESVGPRLAREWMTSLPIEEERIAHICSIIEHLSFKGAGTKSVMNTLEGMIVQDADRLDAIGAIGIGRAFAYGGFAHQEMYNPTFEPTYHQTFEEYKKAKTTTIHHFYEKLLLLKDRMNLPSSKAIAEKRHAYMVDFLEQFLNEWNGKA; translated from the coding sequence ATGAACGAAAAACAAATCATTGAAAAAACAGTGGATTATGTACGGAAGGAATTAGAAGGTGAAGGATCCGGTCATGATTGGTGGCATATTTATCGCGTTTGGAAAAATGCTCTTCACATAAGTGCACATGAAAACGTTGATCAATTTGTCGTTGAAATGGCATCATTACTTCATGATATCGGTGATTGGAAATTTCATTACGGAGACGAATCAGTAGGACCTCGCTTAGCTCGCGAGTGGATGACTTCACTCCCTATCGAGGAAGAGAGAATTGCTCATATTTGCTCCATTATTGAGCATTTGTCCTTCAAAGGAGCGGGAACGAAGTCTGTTATGAATACGTTAGAAGGTATGATTGTTCAAGATGCCGACCGATTGGATGCCATTGGAGCGATAGGAATTGGACGCGCATTTGCCTACGGAGGATTTGCTCATCAAGAAATGTATAACCCCACCTTTGAGCCGACTTACCACCAGACATTTGAAGAATATAAAAAAGCCAAAACAACGACCATTCACCACTTCTATGAAAAACTGTTATTACTGAAAGATCGAATGAATTTGCCCTCCTCAAAAGCAATCGCTGAAAAAAGGCACGCCTACATGGTCGATTTTTTGGAACAATTTTTAAACGAATGGAACGGAAAGGCTTAA
- a CDS encoding iron-hydroxamate ABC transporter substrate-binding protein, with protein MKLLFKKAMIPFTLLLVLILSACTSNEGQSTESTNETSETITYQSENGPVEVPSDPQRVIVLSSFAGNVMALDVNLVGVDAWSKMNPRWEEDLKDVEEVSDENIEKIIELNPDLIIGLSSIQNVDKLSEIAPTVTFTYGKYDYLEQHIEIGKLLNKEEEATAWVEEFKKQTAEVGQQIKEKIGEEATVSVIENFDKQLYVFGDNWGRGTEILYQAMGLNMPEKVKEMALEPGYYALSTEVLPEFAGDYMIISKNPDTDNSFQETETYKNIPAVQNNRVFEVNAKEFYFNDPLTLEFQLEFFENAFLQ; from the coding sequence ATGAAACTACTATTCAAGAAAGCAATGATTCCCTTTACGCTCTTACTAGTTCTCATTCTTAGTGCCTGCACAAGCAATGAAGGGCAGTCTACCGAATCAACAAACGAAACAAGCGAAACGATTACGTACCAATCAGAAAACGGACCTGTTGAGGTACCTAGCGATCCACAACGTGTCATCGTATTATCCTCATTTGCCGGAAATGTAATGGCGTTAGATGTCAACTTAGTCGGCGTGGATGCATGGTCGAAAATGAATCCGCGCTGGGAAGAAGACTTAAAAGACGTGGAAGAAGTATCTGATGAAAATATTGAAAAAATTATTGAGCTAAATCCAGACTTAATTATCGGTCTATCTTCCATTCAAAACGTAGATAAATTGAGTGAAATTGCTCCAACAGTTACGTTTACATATGGTAAGTATGATTACCTTGAACAGCATATCGAAATTGGAAAACTACTAAACAAAGAAGAAGAAGCAACCGCTTGGGTAGAAGAATTTAAGAAACAAACTGCAGAAGTCGGACAACAAATTAAAGAGAAAATTGGTGAAGAAGCTACAGTATCCGTCATCGAAAACTTTGACAAACAATTATATGTTTTCGGTGATAACTGGGGACGAGGAACAGAAATTCTTTATCAAGCGATGGGCTTAAACATGCCAGAGAAAGTGAAGGAAATGGCTCTTGAACCGGGCTACTATGCTCTTTCGACAGAAGTATTACCAGAGTTTGCGGGCGATTATATGATCATAAGTAAAAACCCGGATACTGATAATTCATTCCAAGAAACAGAAACATACAAAAACATCCCAGCTGTCCAAAACAACCGTGTATTCGAAGTTAATGCAAAAGAATTCTACTTTAATGATCCATTAACACTTGAGTTCCAACTAGAATTCTTTGAAAATGCTTTTTTACAATAA